From one Streptomyces sp. NBC_01478 genomic stretch:
- a CDS encoding alpha-ketoacid dehydrogenase subunit beta: MTTVALKPATMAQALTRALRDAMAADPTVHVMGEDVGTLGGVFRVTDGLAKEFGEDRCTDTPLAEAGILGTAVGMAMYGLRPVVEMQFDAFAYPAFEQLISHVSRMRNRTRGAMPLPITIRVPYGGGIGGVEHHSDSSEAYYMATPGLHVVTPATVADAYGLLRAAIASDDPVVFLEPKRLYWSKDTWNPDEPTPVDPIGRAVVRRPGRSATLITYGPSLPVCLEAADAARAEGWDLEVVDLRSLVPFDDETVCASVRRTGRALVVHESGGYGGPGGEIAARVTERCFHHLEAPVLRVAGFDIPYPPPMLERHHLPGVDRILDAVGRLQWEAEN; encoded by the coding sequence GTGACCACCGTCGCCCTCAAACCAGCCACCATGGCGCAGGCCCTCACGCGCGCGTTGCGCGACGCCATGGCCGCCGACCCCACCGTGCACGTCATGGGCGAGGACGTCGGCACCCTCGGCGGCGTCTTCCGGGTCACCGACGGCCTCGCCAAGGAGTTCGGCGAGGACCGCTGCACGGACACCCCCCTCGCCGAGGCCGGCATCCTCGGCACGGCTGTCGGCATGGCCATGTACGGCCTGCGCCCGGTCGTGGAGATGCAGTTCGACGCCTTCGCCTACCCGGCGTTCGAGCAACTGATCAGCCACGTCTCCCGCATGCGCAACCGCACCCGCGGCGCCATGCCCCTCCCGATCACGATCCGCGTCCCCTACGGCGGCGGCATCGGCGGAGTCGAGCACCACAGCGATTCCTCCGAGGCCTACTACATGGCGACCCCGGGCCTGCACGTCGTCACCCCCGCGACGGTCGCCGACGCCTACGGCCTGCTGCGCGCCGCCATCGCCTCCGACGACCCGGTCGTCTTCCTGGAGCCCAAGCGCCTGTACTGGTCGAAGGACACCTGGAACCCCGACGAGCCGACCCCCGTCGACCCGATCGGCCGCGCGGTCGTCCGCCGCCCCGGCCGCAGCGCCACGCTCATCACCTACGGCCCCTCCCTCCCCGTCTGCCTCGAAGCCGCCGACGCGGCCCGCGCCGAGGGCTGGGACCTCGAAGTCGTCGACCTGCGCTCCCTGGTGCCCTTCGACGACGAGACGGTGTGCGCGTCCGTACGGCGCACCGGCCGCGCCCTCGTCGTGCACGAGTCGGGCGGATACGGCGGCCCCGGTGGCGAGATCGCGGCCCGGGTCACGGAGCGCTGCTTCCACCACCTGGAGGCGCCGGTCCTGCGCGTCGCCGGGTTCGACATCCCGTATCCGCCGCCGATGCTGGAGCGGCACCACCTGCCCGGCGTCGACCGGATCCTGGACGCCGTCGGCCGCTTGCAGTGGGAGGCGGAGAACTGA
- a CDS encoding dihydrolipoamide acetyltransferase family protein, whose protein sequence is MAQVLEFKLPDLGEGLTEAEIVRWLVQVGDVVAIDQPVVEVETAKAMVEVPCPYGGVVTARFGEEGAELPVGAPLLTVAVGAPASDVETGTETEGSGNVLVGYGTGAPPARRRRVRRMAADVVTSVADTPAPETAGRDDGPVPVISPLVRRLARENGLELRELTGSGRDGLILRADVEKALRAAAAQEATSQEATLLSPATSPTPVATSDGVTRTPLRGIRGAVADKLSRSRREIPDATCWVDADATELMRARAAMNAGAGPKISVLAFLARICTAALTRFPELNSSVDMEAREVVRFDRIHLGFAAQTERGLVVPVVRDAHTRGAEALSAEFARLTEAARAGALTPGDLTGGTFTLNNYGVFGVDGSTPIINHPEAAMLGVGRIVPKPWVHEGELAVRQVVQLSLTFDHRVCDGGTAGGFLRYVADCVEQPAVLLRIL, encoded by the coding sequence ATGGCACAGGTACTGGAGTTCAAGCTCCCCGACCTCGGCGAGGGCCTCACCGAGGCGGAGATCGTGCGCTGGCTGGTCCAGGTCGGCGACGTCGTCGCCATCGACCAGCCGGTCGTCGAGGTCGAGACGGCCAAGGCGATGGTCGAGGTCCCCTGCCCCTACGGCGGCGTCGTCACGGCCCGCTTCGGCGAGGAGGGTGCCGAACTGCCCGTAGGCGCCCCGCTGTTGACGGTCGCGGTGGGGGCACCTGCCTCCGACGTCGAAACCGGCACCGAGACCGAGGGCTCGGGGAACGTGCTGGTGGGCTACGGCACGGGAGCCCCTCCCGCTCGGCGGCGGCGAGTACGGCGGATGGCAGCGGACGTCGTGACCTCGGTGGCGGACACCCCCGCCCCTGAGACCGCCGGTCGCGACGACGGTCCCGTACCCGTGATCTCGCCCCTCGTACGACGGCTCGCGCGCGAGAACGGCCTGGAACTGCGGGAGTTGACGGGTTCCGGGCGGGACGGGCTGATCCTGCGGGCGGATGTCGAGAAGGCGCTCCGCGCGGCGGCGGCCCAGGAAGCGACCTCACAGGAAGCGACCCTCCTCTCCCCGGCCACGAGCCCCACCCCGGTCGCCACCTCTGACGGAGTCACCCGCACCCCCCTCCGCGGCATCCGGGGCGCCGTGGCCGACAAGCTCTCCCGCAGTCGCCGGGAGATCCCCGACGCGACCTGCTGGGTGGACGCCGACGCGACGGAGCTGATGCGCGCCCGCGCGGCCATGAACGCCGGCGCCGGGCCCAAGATCTCCGTACTGGCGTTCCTCGCCCGGATCTGCACGGCCGCGCTGACCCGGTTCCCCGAGCTCAACTCCAGCGTGGACATGGAGGCGCGGGAGGTCGTCCGGTTCGACCGGATCCACCTCGGCTTCGCCGCGCAGACCGAACGCGGGCTCGTCGTACCCGTCGTACGGGACGCGCACACGCGGGGCGCGGAGGCGCTGAGCGCGGAGTTCGCCCGGCTCACCGAGGCGGCCCGGGCCGGCGCGCTGACCCCCGGGGACCTCACCGGCGGCACCTTCACGCTCAACAACTACGGGGTGTTCGGCGTCGACGGTTCCACGCCGATCATCAACCACCCCGAGGCGGCCATGCTCGGCGTCGGCCGTATCGTCCCCAAACCCTGGGTGCACGAGGGCGAGTTGGCGGTCCGGCAGGTCGTCCAGCTCTCGCTCACCTTCGACCACCGGGTGTGCGACGGCGGTACGGCGGGCGGTTTCCTGCGGTATGTGGCGGACTGTGTGGAACAGCCGGCTGTGCTGTTGCGCATCCTATGA
- a CDS encoding NTP transferase domain-containing protein gives MLAGGAARRLGGADKPGLRVGGRPLLDRVLGACADARTTVVVADPRPTSRPVRWAREDPPGAGPVAALDAGLRHTTADAVVVLSADLPFLEVATVRRLLTALRSSGAEGALLTDADGRDQPLVAAYRARALRRELTALAKEHGSLTGLPLRRLTAALDLTRVPDPVASFDCDTWDDLVTARARIREHGHVLDEWISAVKDELGIDLDVDTGILLDLARDAAHGVARPAAPLTTFLVGYAAARGKGGPEAVAEAARKAVALALRWADEETSGAAPDAPSGPAPETKPGPGTDATSDPALEAAPKSAPGAKSDASPGTKPRTETGAIPGATPEAAPGSNPGAPSTTPHPDSTA, from the coding sequence GTGCTGGCCGGTGGTGCCGCCCGGCGGCTCGGCGGTGCCGACAAACCCGGTCTGCGGGTGGGGGGACGGCCGCTGCTCGACCGGGTGCTCGGTGCCTGTGCCGATGCGCGGACCACGGTCGTGGTTGCCGACCCCCGGCCCACCTCCCGGCCGGTGCGCTGGGCGCGCGAAGACCCGCCCGGCGCGGGCCCGGTCGCCGCGCTCGACGCCGGCCTGCGCCACACCACCGCCGACGCCGTCGTGGTCCTCTCGGCCGACCTGCCGTTCCTCGAAGTGGCGACCGTACGGCGGCTGTTGACCGCTCTGCGAAGCAGCGGCGCCGAGGGAGCGCTGCTCACCGACGCCGACGGACGCGACCAGCCGCTCGTGGCCGCGTACCGCGCGCGGGCGCTCCGCCGGGAGCTGACCGCACTCGCCAAGGAGCACGGCAGCCTCACCGGGCTGCCCCTGCGCAGGCTGACCGCCGCGCTCGATCTCACCCGCGTCCCCGACCCCGTCGCGTCCTTCGACTGCGACACCTGGGACGACCTCGTCACCGCCAGGGCACGCATCAGGGAGCATGGGCACGTGTTGGATGAATGGATTTCCGCAGTCAAGGACGAACTGGGCATCGACCTGGACGTCGACACCGGCATCCTGCTCGACCTCGCCCGCGACGCAGCCCACGGAGTGGCCAGGCCCGCCGCCCCGCTGACCACGTTCCTGGTCGGCTACGCGGCGGCGCGGGGCAAGGGCGGACCCGAAGCAGTCGCCGAGGCCGCCCGCAAAGCCGTGGCCCTCGCGCTGCGCTGGGCGGACGAAGAGACTTCCGGGGCCGCACCCGACGCCCCATCCGGGCCAGCCCCCGAGACGAAGCCCGGCCCCGGCACCGACGCAACGTCCGATCCAGCGCTCGAGGCCGCTCCCAAATCCGCGCCCGGCGCGAAGTCAGACGCCTCCCCCGGCACCAAGCCCCGGACAGAGACCGGCGCTATCCCCGGCGCCACACCGGAGGCCGCGCCCGGGTCGAACCCCGGCGCCCCGTCCACCACCCCGCACCCGGACTCCACCGCATGA
- a CDS encoding molybdopterin molybdotransferase MoeA, which yields MTARGTHTHPGEHARDVEDLDVEEVLALVNAGSTGDAAEPPPPPQDTPPTPGAPRKPESRHRATPWPEARAIAARAARSCGHRAPVSVLLDSALGLVLAAPLVALSDLPSFDTSAMDGWAVAGPGPWAVREDGVLAGHAQPEPLSDGEAVRIATGARVPADATAVIRSEHGRTDDKGRLHAARDVGHGQDIRPRGQECRSGDHLLPGGTLVTPAVLGLAAAAGYDTLTVVPRPRVEVLILGDELLTEGLPHDGFIRDALGPMLPSWLRALGAEVTAVRRLGDDAKALHKAITGSAADLVVTTGGTASGPVDHVHPTLRSIGAELLVDGVKVRPGHPMLLARIKDDQHLVGLPGNPLAAISGLLTLAEPLLRTLSAHPAPEPYALPLQDAVHGHPYDTRLVPAVLRGDRAVPLHFNGPAMLRGIAAADALAVVPPGGARQGQQAELIDLPWAAAGIGVCFT from the coding sequence ATGACCGCCCGCGGCACGCACACGCACCCCGGCGAGCACGCCCGGGACGTCGAGGATCTCGACGTCGAGGAGGTACTCGCCCTCGTGAACGCAGGCAGCACCGGCGACGCCGCCGAGCCCCCGCCCCCACCGCAGGACACGCCCCCAACCCCCGGCGCACCCCGCAAACCGGAGTCCCGGCACCGAGCCACCCCCTGGCCCGAGGCCCGCGCGATCGCCGCCCGCGCCGCCCGTTCCTGTGGCCACCGCGCTCCCGTCTCCGTGCTCCTCGACTCCGCCCTCGGCCTGGTCCTGGCCGCGCCGCTCGTCGCGCTGAGCGACCTGCCCTCGTTCGACACCTCCGCGATGGACGGCTGGGCGGTCGCGGGGCCCGGCCCCTGGGCCGTACGCGAGGACGGGGTGCTCGCGGGGCACGCGCAGCCCGAGCCGTTGAGCGACGGCGAGGCCGTGCGGATCGCGACCGGCGCCCGGGTCCCCGCCGACGCCACCGCCGTGATCCGCAGCGAACACGGCCGCACCGACGACAAGGGCCGCCTCCACGCGGCCCGGGACGTCGGACACGGCCAGGACATCCGACCGCGCGGCCAGGAGTGCCGCAGCGGCGACCATCTGCTGCCCGGCGGCACCCTGGTGACCCCGGCGGTGCTCGGTCTCGCCGCGGCCGCCGGCTACGACACGCTCACCGTCGTACCCCGCCCCCGGGTCGAAGTCCTCATCCTGGGCGACGAGTTGCTCACCGAGGGGCTGCCCCACGACGGGTTCATCCGGGACGCGCTCGGCCCGATGCTGCCGTCCTGGCTGCGCGCACTCGGTGCCGAGGTCACCGCGGTCCGTCGGCTCGGCGACGACGCGAAGGCGCTGCACAAGGCCATCACGGGAAGCGCCGCCGACCTCGTCGTCACCACCGGCGGCACCGCTTCCGGCCCGGTCGACCACGTCCACCCCACCCTGCGCAGCATCGGTGCCGAACTCCTGGTGGACGGCGTGAAAGTCCGCCCCGGCCACCCCATGCTGCTGGCCCGCATCAAGGACGACCAGCACCTCGTCGGGCTGCCCGGCAACCCGTTGGCCGCGATCTCCGGCCTGCTCACTCTCGCCGAGCCGCTGCTGCGGACCCTGTCGGCCCACCCCGCCCCGGAGCCGTACGCGCTGCCTCTCCAGGACGCGGTGCACGGGCACCCGTACGACACCCGGCTCGTCCCCGCCGTTCTGCGCGGCGACCGGGCCGTTCCGCTGCACTTCAACGGCCCGGCCATGCTGCGCGGGATCGCGGCGGCCGACGCGCTCGCGGTCGTACCGCCCGGTGGTGCGCGCCAGGGGCAGCAGGCGGAACTCATCGATCTGCCCTGGGCGGCCGCCGGGATCGGGGTGTGTTTCACGTGA
- a CDS encoding potassium channel family protein, which translates to MKQSGHDAIARQADEHLVTHRVELPKKVVEHPFRQVAKRLSIALFLLVATALIVYADHEGYNDNSDGSVDFLDAFYYATVTLSTTGYGDITPVSDGARLTNILVVTPLRVFFLIVLVGTTLEVLTERTREEWRLNRWRSTLRDHTVVVGFGTKGRSAIQTVCATGLKKEQVVVVDPSAKVIEAASSDGYVGVVGDATRSEVLKRAEVQKARQIIIATQRDDTAVLVTLTARQLNRGAKIVAAVREEENAPLLKQSGADAVITSASAAGRLLGLSVLSPAAGMVMEDLIQQGSGLDMTERPVIKAEVGKSPRDTDDLVVSVVRGHRVLGYDDPAIGTLQLTDRLITIVRVSPGSQVAPDTRPLPQ; encoded by the coding sequence GTGAAACAATCGGGCCATGATGCGATCGCCCGCCAGGCGGACGAGCATCTCGTGACCCATCGGGTGGAACTCCCGAAGAAAGTGGTCGAGCACCCCTTCCGGCAGGTCGCCAAACGGCTGTCCATCGCCCTGTTCCTGCTCGTCGCGACCGCGTTGATCGTCTATGCCGATCACGAGGGCTACAACGACAACTCGGACGGCTCGGTCGACTTCCTCGACGCCTTCTACTACGCCACGGTCACCCTCTCGACCACCGGCTACGGCGACATCACCCCGGTCAGCGACGGCGCCCGACTCACCAACATCCTCGTCGTCACGCCCCTGCGGGTGTTCTTCCTGATCGTCCTCGTCGGCACCACCCTCGAAGTCCTCACCGAACGCACGCGGGAGGAATGGCGCCTCAACCGCTGGAGGTCCACCTTGCGGGATCACACCGTCGTCGTCGGCTTCGGCACGAAGGGGCGGTCCGCGATCCAGACCGTGTGCGCGACGGGGCTCAAGAAGGAACAGGTCGTCGTGGTCGACCCCAGCGCGAAGGTGATCGAGGCCGCGAGCTCCGACGGATACGTCGGGGTCGTCGGGGACGCCACCCGCAGCGAGGTCCTGAAGCGTGCCGAGGTGCAGAAGGCCCGGCAGATCATCATCGCGACACAGCGCGACGACACGGCTGTGCTGGTGACTCTCACGGCCCGGCAGCTCAACCGGGGCGCGAAGATCGTGGCCGCTGTGCGCGAGGAGGAGAACGCGCCGCTGCTCAAGCAGTCCGGCGCCGACGCCGTCATCACCAGCGCCAGCGCGGCCGGCCGGCTGCTCGGCCTGTCCGTGCTCAGCCCCGCCGCCGGCATGGTCATGGAGGACCTCATCCAGCAGGGCAGCGGGCTCGACATGACCGAACGCCCGGTCATAAAGGCCGAGGTGGGCAAGTCGCCGCGGGACACGGACGACCTGGTGGTGAGCGTCGTCCGCGGGCACCGGGTGCTCGGCTACGACGATCCGGCCATCGGGACGCTTCAGCTCACCGACCGGCTCATCACCATCGTGCGGGTCTCGCCGGGTTCACAGGTCGCGCCGGACACCCGGCCGTTGCCGCAGTGA